From Marmota flaviventris isolate mMarFla1 chromosome X, mMarFla1.hap1, whole genome shotgun sequence, the proteins below share one genomic window:
- the LOC114096501 gene encoding olfactory receptor 1468-like has product MHQGNQTTISEFFLLGLTVGSEQQQIIFMLFLSMYLVTMVENLLIILAIISDAHLHSPMYFFLANLSFIDICFTTTTVPKMLADIQSQSPTISFAGCLTQMYFFMLLVDLDNFLLAAMAYDRYVAICHPLHYAALLNPKRCALLVVSPWVISNLVSVLHLSLLIHLTFCDQRAIPHFFCDLEPILRLACSDTQINNLFILGIGGTVIFIPFIFILLSYTLIGSTVLRVPSTKGKWKTFSTCGSHLSTVSLFCGSIVRVYFLPSSAYSAEREKVAAIMYTIVTPMMNPFIYSLRNKDMKRALRRKLSRKSFFWSW; this is encoded by the coding sequence ATGCACCAAGGAAACCAAACTACTATCTCCGAATTCTTCCTCCTGGGACTTACAGTGGGGTCTGAACAGCAGCAGATCATCTTCATGCTGTTTCTATCCATGTATCTAGTCACCATGGTAGAAAACTTACTTATCATCCTAGCTATTATCAGTGACGCTCACCTCCACAgtcccatgtacttcttccttgCAAATCTATCCTTCATTGACATCTGCTTCACAACCACTACAGTCCCCAAAATGTTGGCAGACATTCAAAGCCAGAGTCCAACCATCTCCTTTGCAGGATGCCTTAcgcaaatgtatttttttatgctCCTGGTGGACCTGGACAATTTCCTCTTGGCAGCCATGGCATATGACCGGTATGTTGCCATCTGTCACCCATTACACTATGCAGCATTATTGAATCCCAAGCGCTGTGCCCTGTTGGTTGTGTCTCCATGGGTTATTTCCAACCTGGTTTCAGTACTGCATCTCAGTCTGCTGATTCATTTGACTTTTTGTGATCAGAGAGCAATTCCACACTTCTTCTGTGACCTGGAACCCATTTTAAGGCTTGCTTGCTCAGACACCCAGATCAACAACTTGTTTATCCTAGGCATCGGTGGAACAGTTATCTTCATCcccttcattttcattcttctctccTACACCCTTATTGGCAGCACTGTGCTCAGGGTTCCATCAACTAAGGGAAAGTGGAAAACATTCTCTACATGTGGATCCCATCTCTCCACTGTGTCCCTCTTCTGTGGATCCATTGTCAGGGTCTATTTTCTCCCCTCTTCTGCATACTCAGCAGAAAGGGAAAAGGTAGCTGCTATCATGTATACAATTGTAACCCCCATGATGAATCCTTTCATCTATAGTCTAAGgaacaaagacatgaaaagagCATTAAGGAGAAAGTTGAGCCGAAAAAGCTTTTTCTGGAGTTGGTGA